CGGGCGCCGCGCCGGAGCGTTTCGAGGGTGTAGCCGCTGTAGGTGAGCACGGAAAGGCCTTCCGCGCGGAGCAGGGCCGCCAATTCCGCCAGCGGCCCCGCCTGGGCGAAGGGCTCCCCGCCCGCGAAGGTGACCCCCTCCACCGGCGGTCGGTCCAGGATGCGCCGCGCCAGGTCTTCCACCGAAACCGCCTCGCCGCCGTCCTCCGCCCAGGTCCACGGCACCGCGCACCCCGCGCAGCGGATAGGACATCCCTGCACCCAGAGGCACGCGCGTTCGCCGGGCCCCTCCACGCGAGTCGACGCAAGGAAGCGGGCTATGCGCAGCTGCACGTCAGTAGTCCACCCGGCGGCCCATCGGACGCGGCGGGGCCGCGCGGGGCGTGGTGAAGGCGAGCGGCCGGATGCGCTCCAGGATGTGCGGCTTCAAATCCAGCGCGTCCGCGAAATCATCCACCGATGCGAACCCGCCGCGGGCATCGCGCAGCTCCACCGCGCGCCGCGCCAGGATGGGCCCGACGCCAGGGAGCGCGGCGATGGCGGGCTCGGGCGCCGCGTTCAGGTCCACAGGCGCGGACGGCTGCGGTGCTGCGGGGACAGGTGGCGAGACCGGCGGGGCGCTCGGCGAAGGTGCGGCGGGGGGCGTGAACGGAGCGTAGGTGGCGTCTACCGGCACGATACGTCTGATAGGCGGGGCGGGCGAGCTGCGCGCCGCGTCGGCGGACAGGTCTGCGTCCAGGCGGATCAGGAACTCCGGGCGTACGATGAAGGCGTGCACGGTGCCGACGAACCAGAGCGCCACCACGATGAGGCCCGTCCAGTTGTCGCTGTTGTCCGTGAGCGCGAGCGCGGAGGCAAACCCGAGAAAGTAGACGGCGGCCGCCACGAGCCAGGGACGGTGGCGCGCCCTGATCCCGGCGTACAGGAACGCCGCCCAGACGAGCATCCCCACGCTCGCCGGCGGCACCAGCACCCAGGCTGATTGCAGCAGTTCCCACCCCAACCCGCGTTTCGTGATCGCCATCTCGCTTCACCTGCCGGAGCGCCGCGCCCGCCGGGGCCGCGCGTGTGGATGTGGGGGAGGATCAGAAATCCACCACGCGGCTTCCCGTGCCGGGAGCCGGGGGGGCGGCGGGCGGCGGGGGCGGACCCAGC
This portion of the Longimicrobium sp. genome encodes:
- a CDS encoding 4Fe-4S cluster-binding domain-containing protein — encoded protein: MQLRIARFLASTRVEGPGERACLWVQGCPIRCAGCAVPWTWAEDGGEAVSVEDLARRILDRPPVEGVTFAGGEPFAQAGPLAELAALLRAEGLSVLTYSGYTLETLRRGAR
- a CDS encoding helix-hairpin-helix domain-containing protein — translated: MAITKRGLGWELLQSAWVLVPPASVGMLVWAAFLYAGIRARHRPWLVAAAVYFLGFASALALTDNSDNWTGLIVVALWFVGTVHAFIVRPEFLIRLDADLSADAARSSPAPPIRRIVPVDATYAPFTPPAAPSPSAPPVSPPVPAAPQPSAPVDLNAAPEPAIAALPGVGPILARRAVELRDARGGFASVDDFADALDLKPHILERIRPLAFTTPRAAPPRPMGRRVDY